The following DNA comes from Pomacea canaliculata isolate SZHN2017 linkage group LG10, ASM307304v1, whole genome shotgun sequence.
ttcCAGATTAACGGGAAAACAGGATTTAAGTGGATTTGTAATTGGTTCTCTCCTTATTTGAAAtagaaaatgacaatttttgattaaaatttcGTGCGTGGGACGTTTGACAGAACACATAATGACAggattgtttttccttcttgccTTCTTGTACAGCGGACACAAGTTGGAGAAGGTTTTGAAGTCATTGAGGTTGTTGATCTGTGTTCCCTTGGTCGGAGGCTTCAGGTTGGTTCTGGTTCTCCTGGCCATCCCTTGGGTGTTGTCTTGGTTGTCGGTGGGAAGGGCTTGAGCAGGTTCTTGGTCTCTGCCTTTGTTGGGGAGCTTTCCGAAGAAAAACTTCCCCAAGCCACCC
Coding sequences within:
- the LOC112573599 gene encoding uncharacterized protein LOC112573599 codes for the protein MLVLEVMIVESEEENEEEKRGFYSKMLKRKAKLKKYKANKKCRCKSGGLGKFFFGKLPNKGRDQEPAQALPTDNQDNTQGMARRTRTNLKPPTKGTQINNLNDFKTFSNLCPLYKKV